A portion of the Streptomyces erythrochromogenes genome contains these proteins:
- a CDS encoding replication-associated recombination protein A, with the protein MEPDLFTAAAEERQEKDPASSPLAVRMRPRTLDEVVGQQHLLKPGSPLRRLVGEGAGGPAGASSVILWGPPGIGKTTLAYVVSQATQKRFVELSAITAGVKEVRAVIEGARRAAGGYGKETVLFLDEIHRFSKAQQDSLLPAVENRWVTLIAATTENPYFSIISPLLSRSLLLTLEPLTDDDLSALMRRALTEERGLAGAVTLPEDAEAHLLRIAGGDARRALTALEAGAGSAIAKGEEEITLQTLEGAVDRAAVRYDRDGDQHYDVASALIKSIRGSDVDAALHYLARMIEAGEDPRFIARRLMISASEDIGLADPTALPIAVAAAQAVAMIGFPEAALTLSHATIALALAPKSNTATTAIGAALADVRAGLAGSVPTHLRDGHYKGAAKLGHAVGYVYPHDVPGAIAAQQYAPDEIHGKRYYEPTRYGAEARYADVVEKVRERLRGTDRG; encoded by the coding sequence GCCCGGATCACCGCTGCGGCGGCTGGTCGGCGAAGGGGCCGGCGGCCCGGCCGGTGCCTCCTCGGTGATCCTCTGGGGCCCGCCCGGCATCGGGAAGACGACCCTCGCCTACGTGGTCAGCCAGGCCACGCAGAAGCGCTTCGTGGAGCTCTCCGCCATCACGGCGGGCGTCAAGGAGGTACGGGCCGTCATCGAGGGCGCGCGCCGTGCGGCCGGGGGCTACGGCAAGGAGACCGTCCTCTTCCTCGACGAGATCCACCGCTTCAGCAAGGCCCAGCAGGACTCCCTGCTGCCGGCCGTCGAGAACCGGTGGGTGACGCTGATCGCGGCCACCACGGAGAACCCCTACTTCTCGATCATCTCCCCGCTGCTGTCGCGATCGCTGCTGCTGACGCTGGAACCGCTGACCGACGACGACCTGAGCGCGCTGATGCGGCGCGCGCTCACGGAGGAGCGGGGCCTGGCCGGGGCGGTGACCCTGCCCGAGGACGCCGAGGCGCACCTGCTGAGGATCGCCGGCGGTGACGCCCGGCGGGCGCTGACCGCGCTGGAGGCGGGGGCCGGCTCGGCCATCGCCAAGGGCGAGGAGGAGATCACCCTCCAGACGCTGGAGGGGGCGGTCGACCGGGCGGCGGTCCGCTACGACCGGGACGGCGACCAGCACTACGACGTGGCGAGCGCGCTCATCAAGTCGATCCGCGGCTCCGACGTGGACGCCGCGCTGCACTACCTCGCGCGGATGATCGAGGCCGGCGAGGACCCCCGGTTCATCGCGCGCCGGCTGATGATCTCCGCGAGCGAGGACATCGGCCTGGCCGACCCCACGGCGCTGCCGATCGCGGTGGCCGCGGCCCAGGCGGTGGCGATGATCGGCTTCCCGGAGGCCGCGCTGACCCTCTCGCACGCCACGATCGCCCTGGCCCTCGCCCCGAAGTCGAACACGGCCACGACCGCGATCGGCGCCGCGCTGGCCGACGTACGCGCGGGCCTGGCGGGCTCCGTCCCGACGCATCTGCGGGACGGCCACTACAAGGGCGCGGCGAAGCTCGGGCACGCGGTGGGGTACGTGTACCCGCACGACGTGCCGGGCGCCATCGCGGCCCAGCAGTACGCCCCGGACGAGATCCACGGGAAGCGGTACTACGAGCCGACCCGCTACGGCGCCGAAGCGCGCTACGCGGACGTGGTGGAGAAGGTCCGCGAGCGCCTGCGCGGGACCGACCGCGGCTGA
- a CDS encoding DUF2199 domain-containing protein: MTTDLPTCACCGDALADERRIDFGFNLPDAALGAPEEALHRLGVRALLRVDGIGSFIRCLLPVRLTHDTELVLGAWVEVDDATLRRAHELWEQPGYADLSVEGTFANRIQPWGDDLLGAAVTAKVADPEELPCVVDVRHPVASRVLTRTWDRDHVLSRFPYPLPVDVRTDLGGRWSVLRTAGLSASFADGADHFTAEDRSASVSLMRDDVPGRAPADFLTELLSGAPDTRPAQRVREPLGGGVRYAFWLTPQDNGRPRHEFYGMAVAPGIAAGLYCSYEDAADLAWAQRIWRSLDHAVNTL, translated from the coding sequence GTGACCACGGACCTCCCCACCTGCGCCTGCTGCGGCGACGCGCTCGCCGACGAGCGCCGCATCGACTTCGGCTTCAACCTGCCCGACGCCGCCCTCGGGGCGCCCGAGGAGGCCCTCCACCGGCTCGGCGTGCGCGCCCTGCTCCGGGTGGACGGGATCGGCTCATTCATCCGCTGCCTGCTGCCCGTCCGGCTGACCCACGACACCGAGCTGGTGCTCGGGGCCTGGGTGGAGGTGGACGACGCCACCCTGCGGCGCGCCCACGAGCTGTGGGAGCAGCCCGGCTACGCGGACCTGTCCGTCGAGGGCACCTTCGCCAACCGGATCCAGCCCTGGGGCGACGACCTGCTCGGCGCCGCGGTCACCGCGAAGGTCGCCGACCCGGAGGAGCTGCCCTGCGTCGTCGACGTGCGCCACCCGGTGGCCTCCCGCGTCCTGACGCGGACCTGGGACCGCGACCACGTCCTCAGCCGCTTCCCGTACCCGCTGCCGGTGGACGTGCGCACCGATCTCGGCGGCCGCTGGTCGGTCCTGCGCACCGCCGGTCTCAGCGCCTCCTTCGCCGACGGCGCGGACCACTTCACCGCCGAGGACCGCAGCGCCTCCGTCAGCCTGATGCGGGACGACGTCCCCGGCCGCGCCCCCGCGGACTTCCTCACGGAGCTGCTGTCCGGCGCGCCCGACACCCGGCCCGCCCAGCGCGTACGGGAACCGCTGGGCGGGGGAGTGCGGTACGCGTTCTGGCTGACCCCGCAGGACAACGGCCGGCCGCGGCACGAGTTCTACGGCATGGCCGTCGCCCCCGGCATCGCCGCCGGGCTGTACTGCTCCTACGAGGACGCCGCCGACCTGGCCTGGGCCCAGCGGATCTGGCGCTCGCTCGACCACGCCGTGAACACCCTCTAG
- a CDS encoding DUF2470 domain-containing protein: MPVARTVIPDGDVILLVSGESTAARAAAHAQDDDVTAVIEITDVAPVSVPHRIRGRAWLAGWLTPVRGDDRAGCAALLAERHPVGELLGLGESLDAPADLLQGGGRPAWMMLRLEVGEITVDDLWGAEHVDPEDLAAAEPDPVSPHEAELLQHLYSSHGDRIGELCGLLGDRGVRGMTAVPLALDRVGLRVRFTGGASGSSFDARFDFPEPVADICGLRRAMRALFSAASH, from the coding sequence ATGCCGGTCGCGCGGACCGTCATCCCGGACGGGGACGTGATTCTCCTTGTTTCCGGGGAATCCACGGCTGCCAGGGCAGCCGCTCACGCCCAGGACGACGACGTCACCGCCGTGATCGAGATCACGGACGTGGCGCCGGTGTCCGTCCCACATCGTATCCGAGGCCGTGCGTGGCTGGCCGGGTGGCTGACACCGGTGCGTGGGGACGACCGCGCCGGGTGCGCCGCGCTGCTCGCCGAGCGGCACCCGGTGGGCGAGCTGCTGGGCCTGGGCGAGTCCCTCGACGCCCCGGCGGATCTTCTCCAGGGCGGGGGCCGCCCCGCCTGGATGATGCTGCGCCTGGAGGTCGGCGAGATCACGGTGGACGACCTGTGGGGCGCCGAGCACGTGGACCCCGAGGACCTGGCCGCGGCGGAGCCGGACCCGGTGTCCCCGCACGAGGCGGAGCTGCTCCAGCACCTGTACTCCTCCCACGGCGACCGGATCGGCGAGCTGTGCGGCCTGCTCGGCGACCGCGGGGTGCGGGGCATGACCGCCGTGCCGCTCGCCCTGGACCGCGTGGGCCTGCGCGTCCGCTTCACCGGCGGCGCCTCCGGCTCCTCCTTCGACGCCCGCTTCGACTTCCCGGAGCCGGTGGCGGACATCTGCGGCCTGCGCCGCGCGATGCGCGCCCTCTTCTCGGCCGCCTCTCACTGA
- the rpsD gene encoding 30S ribosomal protein S4, which produces MNQKRPKVKKSRALGIALTPKAVKYFEARPYPPGEHGRGRKQNSDYKVRLLEKQRLRAQYDISERQMARAYDRAKKAEGKTGEALVVELERRLDALVLRSGIARTIYQARQMVVHGHIEVNGAKVDKPSFRVRPDDVITVRERSREKVPFQVAREGGYAGEGETPRYLQVNLKALAFRLDRDPNRKEIPVICDEQLVVEYYAR; this is translated from the coding sequence GTGAACCAGAAGCGACCCAAGGTCAAGAAGTCTCGTGCCCTCGGCATCGCCCTGACGCCGAAGGCCGTCAAGTACTTCGAGGCCCGCCCCTACCCGCCGGGCGAGCACGGCCGTGGCCGCAAGCAGAACTCGGACTACAAGGTCCGTCTGCTGGAGAAGCAGCGTCTGCGCGCTCAGTACGACATCTCCGAGCGCCAGATGGCCCGCGCGTACGACCGCGCCAAGAAGGCCGAGGGCAAGACGGGCGAGGCGCTGGTCGTCGAGCTCGAGCGTCGTCTCGACGCCCTGGTCCTGCGTTCGGGCATCGCCCGCACGATCTACCAGGCCCGCCAGATGGTCGTTCACGGCCACATCGAGGTCAACGGCGCCAAGGTCGACAAGCCGTCGTTCCGTGTCCGCCCGGACGACGTCATCACCGTGCGCGAGCGCAGCCGCGAGAAGGTTCCGTTCCAGGTTGCCCGTGAGGGTGGCTACGCAGGCGAGGGCGAGACCCCGCGCTACCTGCAGGTCAACCTGAAGGCCCTGGCCTTCCGCCTGGACCGTGACCCGAACCGCAAGGAAATCCCGGTCATCTGCGACGAGCAGCTCGTCGTCGAGTACTACGCCCGCTGA